Within Celeribacter marinus, the genomic segment CGACTGGCTGGCCGATAACCTGAAATCTCCCGATCTTCGTGTGATCGATGCGAGTTGGTATCTGCCGCATATGAACCGCGACCCCAAGGCCGAATATGGCGCCGCCCATATCGCCGGAGCACGCTACGTCGATATTGATGATGTGTGCGATGCCCGTAGCGCCCTGCCCCATATGTTGCCGCCCGTTGAAAAATTCATGTCCCGCATGCGTGCCCTTGGCATTGGCAACGGTCATCAAGTCGTTGTGTACGATGGCATGGGTATTTTTTCCGCGCCGCGTGTCTGGTGGATGTTCAAGTATTTCGGCCAAGACGATGTCGCCGTCCTTGATGGTGGTCTACCAAAGTGGATGAGCGAAGGCCGCGAGGTGACCGCAGAGCCACCCGTGATCCGCGACCGTCATATGGTGCCAAACGAGCAGTTCGATTTGGTGCGCGATGTCACACAAGTGGCAGCCTCCGCAAAGCTGGGCGATCATGTGATCATCGATGCGCGCCCTGCGGACAGGTTCAAAGGCGAGGCTCCCGAGCCGCGCGCGGGCTTGCGTTCCGGTCACATTCCAAATTCGCGCAGCGTTCCGTTCACTGATCTGATCGAGGCCAACGGAACGATGAAAAACCCCGGCGAATTGCGGCTTATTTTTGAGCGCGCAGGCGTCGATCTAACAAAGCCGGCGATCACCACCTGTGGGTCGGGGACAACCGCCGCAATCCTTAGTCTCGCGCTTGAGCGCATCGGCGTGAAACACGCGCTTTACGATGGCAGCTGGGCGGAATGGGGCATGTATGGCGACCTACGGGTCGCAACCGGAGAAGCATGATGCTGAACACACTCACACCACAACCCGAAGACAAAATTCTAGCGCTCATGGCGCTCTACCGCGACGATCCGCGCGATACCAAGATTGATCTTGGCGTTGGCGTCTACAAA encodes:
- the sseA gene encoding 3-mercaptopyruvate sulfurtransferase, giving the protein MSQSDPKTLVSTDWLADNLKSPDLRVIDASWYLPHMNRDPKAEYGAAHIAGARYVDIDDVCDARSALPHMLPPVEKFMSRMRALGIGNGHQVVVYDGMGIFSAPRVWWMFKYFGQDDVAVLDGGLPKWMSEGREVTAEPPVIRDRHMVPNEQFDLVRDVTQVAASAKLGDHVIIDARPADRFKGEAPEPRAGLRSGHIPNSRSVPFTDLIEANGTMKNPGELRLIFERAGVDLTKPAITTCGSGTTAAILSLALERIGVKHALYDGSWAEWGMYGDLRVATGEA